GCGCGATGCCTCCAACGCACATACCTTCATCGACGGTGTCGCCGAGGCGTTCGCCCACTGGGGCATCGCACCCGAGGTGATCTCCGGCGACGAGGAGGCCCAACTCAGCTTCCGCGGCGCCACCATCGACCTGCGCGGTTCCGACACGCCGCAGCCCTACCTGGTCGTCGACCTCGGCGGCGGCTCCACCGAGTTCGTGCGCGGCACCGACACCGTCGAGGCCGCGATCTCGATGAACATCGGCTGCGTGCGGATGACCGAGCGACACCTGCGCTCCGACCCGCCCACGCCGCAGGAGATCGACGCCGCACTGGCCGACATCAACGCGGCGATCGACGAGGCGGGGCGCACCGTCGACTTCACCGGCATCGGCAGCCTGGTCGGCCTCGCCGGCTCTGTCACGACCATCACCGCCAACGCCCTGCACCTCACCGACTACGACAAGGACGCCATCCACGGCGCACGACTTCCCGTGCAACGCGTCGTCGACTCCTGCGACGAACTGCTGCTCGCCACCCGTGCGCAGCGCGCCGCCCTGCCGTTCATGCACCCGGGCCGGGTCGACGTGATCGGCGCCGGCGCGCTGGTGTGGCGCACCATTGTCCAGCGGGTCACCGCCGAAGCCGGCATCGAGCAGACGGTCAGCAGCGAAAAGGACATCCTCGACGGAATTGCGTTGTCCGCAGAGCGAGCCGTCCCGCCTTCGTGAGCCTTCCGCTGTGCTCACCGAGGTGCCACCACCGACGGCACGTCTCCCGCATGATCGCCTACCCTGACTCTGCCCTCGTAGCCCAATGGCAGAGGCAGGCGCCTTAAAAGCGCCCAAGTGCGGGTTCGAATCCCGTCGAGGGCACGCCGCGGGGATGATTTCCCCGAGTTGAACGCTTTACTTGTGTAGTGAACTCATGCCCGCACCCCGTGGGCCGCCGATCGTGACGGAGGAGAGCGATGGCAACCAACCCGGTATTCGACCGGTTCGAGAAGGATCTGCAGCGCGGTGAGTATGCCGGTTTCGGCAACCGCCAGCAGCCGCAGTACGGCCAGTACGGGCAGGGACAGCCCTACCAGCCGCCGCAGACCAACCAGCAGGCGTACGGCGCCGGCCAGCAGGGTCAGTGGGGCCAGGCCGGCCCCTACCAGGGCCAGCAGGTGCCCGGCTTCGCAGACCCGAACTACGGCGCGCCGATGGCGCCGCAGGACACCGGCCGCCGGATGTCTCTCGACGACGTCGTCGCCAAGACCCTCGGCCTGTTCGCGGTGCTGCTGATCAGCGCGGCAGCCGGCTGGGCGATCGCTGCGAACAACCAGTCCGCGGGTCTCGCGATCTGGATGGGCGGCATGATCGCCGGCATCGTGCTCGGCTTCGTGATCAGCTTCAAGAAAACGATCTCGGTGCCGTTGATCGTTGCCTACTCGGTCATCGAGGGTGCGTTCCTCGGCGCGATCAGCCAGTTCTTCAACACCCAGTTCAACGGCATCGTTGCGCAGGCCGTGCTGGCC
This genomic stretch from Calidifontibacter indicus harbors:
- a CDS encoding Ppx/GppA phosphatase family protein; translated protein: MRVGAVDCGTNSIRLLVADVDDAGRLTDVERTMRIVRLGQGVDVTGRIADEAMTRTLEAARDYAATCQQLGCEAVRFVATSASRDASNAHTFIDGVAEAFAHWGIAPEVISGDEEAQLSFRGATIDLRGSDTPQPYLVVDLGGGSTEFVRGTDTVEAAISMNIGCVRMTERHLRSDPPTPQEIDAALADINAAIDEAGRTVDFTGIGSLVGLAGSVTTITANALHLTDYDKDAIHGARLPVQRVVDSCDELLLATRAQRAALPFMHPGRVDVIGAGALVWRTIVQRVTAEAGIEQTVSSEKDILDGIALSAERAVPPS
- a CDS encoding Bax inhibitor-1/YccA family protein; the encoded protein is MATNPVFDRFEKDLQRGEYAGFGNRQQPQYGQYGQGQPYQPPQTNQQAYGAGQQGQWGQAGPYQGQQVPGFADPNYGAPMAPQDTGRRMSLDDVVAKTLGLFAVLLISAAAGWAIAANNQSAGLAIWMGGMIAGIVLGFVISFKKTISVPLIVAYSVIEGAFLGAISQFFNTQFNGIVAQAVLATLCVFAGMFAGWKFGLIKVTDRSRKIFGFAALGYFLFAMANLVLQMTGVLGDFGFFSMGTFGMILCLFAVALASYSLAIAFDTIQYAANVGVPEKTSWLLAHGLIVSVAWLYLELLRMFAISRD